CGTCGAGGAAGTCGACGAGGAAGACGTCGAGGAAGGCCTGGACGTCCCCGTCGTCGTCACCGGCGGCACCTCGAGCCCCGACGGCTTCGAGGAACTGTTCCGCGACCACCTCAACGACGCGAACATCCCGTTCTCGATCAGCGGCGTGACCCACGCCGACGAGCCGCTCTACAGCGTCGCTCGCGGTGGCCTCGTCGCCGCCCGCTCGGACGAGGACGTCGACGGCGAGGAAGCCGAAGCGGCCGCCGCCGAGTAACCTCGCGGTCTCGGTTCGGACGTTTCGGTTCGTTCACTCTCCCTCTCGCTTTCATTTTCTTGGGCTGGCGCTCTTTCACAACAGCGCAGCCGCTTTGCCGTCTCGAGCGTTACGTACGCCGCTTCGTTTTCTCAGTCCTCTCGAGCGATCGGTTCCGGCTCCTCGTTCGCATTCGGCGCCGACTCGACCTCGACGGGATCGACCTTGGGAACCGTCTCCTCGTAAAAGCGATTGAGCGCGTCCCGCCAGGACTCGGGCGTCTCGGGAACGCTCTCGTGTTCGACGGGGATGTCCGCGTACTCGCAGTGCGGACAGCTAACCGTCGAGACGTCCCCGAGCGAGAGTTCCTCGAGCGAGCCCTGGCACCGGGGGCACTCGTCCATACGTAGACTTCGAACGGCCCGTCCTTAACTCTATTCGATTATATCACGAAAGAAGAACGTATCCGCCGTCGGTCGGCCACCCTCTCGCCGCTCGTGTATTACTACTACGAATCCAACAACATTTTTGTATGCAGCCTATGTATGGTCTCGTAATGAGCACCACGTCACCCGCCGACGGCGAGTCAGCGATCGAACGCTGTTCACCCGCGGACGTCACCCCCGTGACCCTCGAGGCCACCGCGCTGGAGTCGACCGCACCCGAGTACCTCCGCGATCTCAAGCACGAGTTCGCCGCCGAAGACCTCTCGCCGGTCGAGCTAACCGTTGACGCCTGCTTCGACGAGGACTGCTCGCTCGCGACGCAGGACGAGGTCGACCGCATCCGCGGCTACGTCCGCGCCGGCTCGTTCCTCGGCGTCAACGCCGTTACGGTCGCCGTCGACGACGTCGCCAACGACGAGAAGGTCCGCCCCGCGCTCGCGGCCTGCGCCGAACGGGCCGAGCGCGAGGGTCTCGTCCTCGAGGTCGACGGACCGATTACGCTCGACCGGTAACGGTCGGGCATGGCAGGCCCCTCGCGTCGCTCGCTCGCCCGGGACCTCGAGTCGCTCGCGGACTTTTCCGATCCCTCGGCTTCCTTGGAACAGTACCTCACGCCGCCCGATATCGCCGCCCACGTCTGTCACCGCGCCGCCCTCTCGGGCGACCTCGAGCGCCCGGTCGTCGACCTCGGAACGGGGACGGGCATGCTCGCGATCGGGGCTGCGCTCGCCGGCGCCGACCGCGTGCTGGGGATCGACGTGGACCCCGACGCGCTCGCCGTCGCCCGGGAAAACGCCGCTCGCGTCGATACGGGGTCGACCTCGATCGACTGGATCCTCGGCGACGCGACCCGCCCGCCGCTCGCTCGCTCCGATGTCACCGTCCTTTCGAATCCGCCCTTCGGCGCCCAGCGCGGCAACCGCCACGCGGATCGGCGCTTTCTCGAGACCGCCAGTTCGATCGCGACCGTCTCCTACACCATCCACAACGAGGGGAGCCAGGAATTCGTCGAATCGTTCGCGGCCGACGAGGGCGGCGAAGTGACCCACGCCTTCCGCGCCGAGTTCCCGATCGAGCGCCGCTTCGAGTTCCACGACGCTGCCGAGCAGACGCTCGCGGCCGAAGTGTTCCGGATCGAGTGGCGCTGAATGGGACGGCCCGGTGTAACGGCTCAGATCTCGAGGTGTTCGATACTGGCGTACTTTCCGGCGCGCCAACCGGCGACGAGCGCGACGACGGTCCCGACGACGATGGCCACCGCGAGGCCGACGGCGTAGACCTTCGGCGGCGTTTGCAGCAGGTTCTCGAAGCCGGCGATCGACGCCGCGACGCGGTTGAATCCCCTCGTGAGCAACGGCGTCGCGACGAGGCCGACTACGCCCCCGACGATACCGGTGATGAGCCCCTGAACGGCGATCGTCCCCGCGAGGACACGTCGAGAGAGGCCGACGGCTCGCAGTGCGGCGAGTTCGTCGCGCTGCTGGGCGGCCACGAGCACGAACAGGTTGACCGTGAGGACGACGCCGCCGACGATCGCCAGTCCGACCAGCGTCGCGCCGCTGGCGAGCACGAGCGGCCGCTCCGCGAACATCGCCTCGATCTGCTCGTCGCTCGTGCGGACGTCGTAGCCCGGATACTCCTCGTCGAGGTCGTTCGCAACGGCTTCCCGGTCGGCGCCGTCGGCCACGTCGGCCGTGATGAACGTCGCCCGATCGGTCCCCGTCGTCCCGGCGACGGCCTGTAGATCCACGAGCGGCATCGTCACCGTCTCGGAGCCGAGGTACTGCGAGTAGTAGCTCGAGGTGCCGACGACGGTGAACTCGTACTCGGGGGCCGTCTGGCGGCTGGTGCCGACGTAGATCGTGTCGCCGACCTCGGCGCCGATCTCGTCGGCAACCCGCGGATCGAGCACGATCTCTTCGGTCATCGGCTCCTCGGTGCGGCCGCC
This portion of the Halopiger aswanensis genome encodes:
- a CDS encoding METTL5 family protein; its protein translation is MAGPSRRSLARDLESLADFSDPSASLEQYLTPPDIAAHVCHRAALSGDLERPVVDLGTGTGMLAIGAALAGADRVLGIDVDPDALAVARENAARVDTGSTSIDWILGDATRPPLARSDVTVLSNPPFGAQRGNRHADRRFLETASSIATVSYTIHNEGSQEFVESFAADEGGEVTHAFRAEFPIERRFEFHDAAEQTLAAEVFRIEWR
- a CDS encoding ABC transporter permease — protein: MSASVSAAIVRGKAVVGLALAQLRRSPGRTALTVLAVAVAVLAVTLLASLGVGVVETGERGLDNADQDIWISSDPVDPAASGTENPIVGSHGIAGQLMQRDDVSYAAPIGMYDVYVGTDPNDLERHPAVGVRETHEGFDFQSGGGFETPPEAYEGGRTEEPMTEEIVLDPRVADEIGAEVGDTIYVGTSRQTAPEYEFTVVGTSSYYSQYLGSETVTMPLVDLQAVAGTTGTDRATFITADVADGADREAVANDLDEEYPGYDVRTSDEQIEAMFAERPLVLASGATLVGLAIVGGVVLTVNLFVLVAAQQRDELAALRAVGLSRRVLAGTIAVQGLITGIVGGVVGLVATPLLTRGFNRVAASIAGFENLLQTPPKVYAVGLAVAIVVGTVVALVAGWRAGKYASIEHLEI